The Hemicordylus capensis ecotype Gifberg chromosome 6, rHemCap1.1.pri, whole genome shotgun sequence genome window below encodes:
- the LOC128330698 gene encoding uncharacterized protein LOC128330698 isoform X4, translating to MPEPLPAPRITNNILGEELTEEPSVTEPLPAPRISNNILGEVLTEELSVPEPLPATHITNDILAEALTEKPSMPEPLPAPGITNNILGDVLIEEPSVPEPLPAPHITNDILEEELTEEPSVPEPLPAPRITNDILEEELTEETSMPEPLPTPCITNDLLGKVLIEDTSVPGPSILTDTPKEAASVSEPLLEPSIADNYLQQEVELLKGLQHDYVQQQLRVRRISQQFPRSLRAINLQIGHMRTRLIRSEVRLQ from the exons atgccagaaccccttccagcacctcgcatcaccaacaacatcctgggggaagagctcactgaggaaccctctgtgacagaaccccttccagcacctcgcatcagcaacaacatcctgggcgaagtgctcactgaggaactctccgtgccagaaccccttccagcaactcacatcaccaatgacatcctggcggaagcgctcactgagaaaccctccatgccagaaccccttccagcacctggcatcaccaacaacatcctgggcgacgtgctcattgaggaaccctccgtgccagaaccccttccagcacctcacatcaccaacgacatcctggaggaagagctcactgaggaaccctccgtgccagaacctcttccagcacctcgcatcaccaacgacatcctggaggaagagctcactgaggaaacctcaatgccagaaccccttccaacaccttgcatcaccaatgacctactggggaaagtgctcattgaggatacctcagtgccaggtccttccattCTCACAGACACTCCGaaggaagcagcttctgtgtcagagcccttactagagccttccattgctgataattatcttcagcaagaagtagaactcctcaaagggttacagcatgactatgtccagcagc aactgagggttcgccgcatttcccaacagttccctcgttctctccgggccatcaacctgcaaattggacacatgcggacaaggctcatccgcagtgaagttcggctgcagtag
- the LOC128330698 gene encoding uncharacterized protein LOC128330698 isoform X2, producing MKYGCMYPSIFRRSHPEAEPKDEDEEGALTGHPRNPTHVAPFSGGLPNVWGDILGKELIEGPSMPEPLPAPRITNNILGEELTEEPSVTEPLPAPRISNNILGEVLTEELSVPEPLPATHITNDILAEALTEKPSMPEPLPAPGITNNILGDVLIEEPSVPEPLPAPHITNDILEEELTEEPSVPEPLPAPRITNDILEEELTEETSMPEPLPTPCITNDLLGKVLIEDTSVPGPSILTDTPKEAASVSEPLLEPSIADNYLQQEVELLKGLQHDYVQQQLRVRRISQQFPRSLRAINLQIGHMRTRLIRSEVRLQ from the exons ATGAAATACGGTTGCATGTACCCAAGCATCTTCAGAAG gtctcacccagaggcagaaccaaa ggatgaagatgaagagggggcactgacag gtcatcccagaaacccaacccatgttgcaccattttctgggggactccccaatgtttggggggacattctggggaaagagctcattgagggaccctccatgccagaaccccttccagcacctcgcatcaccaacaacatcctgggggaagagctcactgaggaaccctctgtgacagaaccccttccagcacctcgcatcagcaacaacatcctgggcgaagtgctcactgaggaactctccgtgccagaaccccttccagcaactcacatcaccaatgacatcctggcggaagcgctcactgagaaaccctccatgccagaaccccttccagcacctggcatcaccaacaacatcctgggcgacgtgctcattgaggaaccctccgtgccagaaccccttccagcacctcacatcaccaacgacatcctggaggaagagctcactgaggaaccctccgtgccagaacctcttccagcacctcgcatcaccaacgacatcctggaggaagagctcactgaggaaacctcaatgccagaaccccttccaacaccttgcatcaccaatgacctactggggaaagtgctcattgaggatacctcagtgccaggtccttccattCTCACAGACACTCCGaaggaagcagcttctgtgtcagagcccttactagagccttccattgctgataattatcttcagcaagaagtagaactcctcaaagggttacagcatgactatgtccagcagc aactgagggttcgccgcatttcccaacagttccctcgttctctccgggccatcaacctgcaaattggacacatgcggacaaggctcatccgcagtgaagttcggctgcagtag
- the LOC128330698 gene encoding uncharacterized protein LOC128330698 isoform X1 → MVFYLKMEVGERREKSMSHPEAEPKDEDEEGALTGHPRNPTHVAPFSGGLPNVWGDILGKELIEGPSMPEPLPAPRITNNILGEELTEEPSVTEPLPAPRISNNILGEVLTEELSVPEPLPATHITNDILAEALTEKPSMPEPLPAPGITNNILGDVLIEEPSVPEPLPAPHITNDILEEELTEEPSVPEPLPAPRITNDILEEELTEETSMPEPLPTPCITNDLLGKVLIEDTSVPGPSILTDTPKEAASVSEPLLEPSIADNYLQQEVELLKGLQHDYVQQQLRVRRISQQFPRSLRAINLQIGHMRTRLIRSEVRLQ, encoded by the exons gtctcacccagaggcagaaccaaa ggatgaagatgaagagggggcactgacag gtcatcccagaaacccaacccatgttgcaccattttctgggggactccccaatgtttggggggacattctggggaaagagctcattgagggaccctccatgccagaaccccttccagcacctcgcatcaccaacaacatcctgggggaagagctcactgaggaaccctctgtgacagaaccccttccagcacctcgcatcagcaacaacatcctgggcgaagtgctcactgaggaactctccgtgccagaaccccttccagcaactcacatcaccaatgacatcctggcggaagcgctcactgagaaaccctccatgccagaaccccttccagcacctggcatcaccaacaacatcctgggcgacgtgctcattgaggaaccctccgtgccagaaccccttccagcacctcacatcaccaacgacatcctggaggaagagctcactgaggaaccctccgtgccagaacctcttccagcacctcgcatcaccaacgacatcctggaggaagagctcactgaggaaacctcaatgccagaaccccttccaacaccttgcatcaccaatgacctactggggaaagtgctcattgaggatacctcagtgccaggtccttccattCTCACAGACACTCCGaaggaagcagcttctgtgtcagagcccttactagagccttccattgctgataattatcttcagcaagaagtagaactcctcaaagggttacagcatgactatgtccagcagc aactgagggttcgccgcatttcccaacagttccctcgttctctccgggccatcaacctgcaaattggacacatgcggacaaggctcatccgcagtgaagttcggctgcagtag
- the LOC128330698 gene encoding uncharacterized protein LOC128330698 isoform X3 — protein MGGCWSCVACRSHPEAEPKDEDEEGALTGHPRNPTHVAPFSGGLPNVWGDILGKELIEGPSMPEPLPAPRITNNILGEELTEEPSVTEPLPAPRISNNILGEVLTEELSVPEPLPATHITNDILAEALTEKPSMPEPLPAPGITNNILGDVLIEEPSVPEPLPAPHITNDILEEELTEEPSVPEPLPAPRITNDILEEELTEETSMPEPLPTPCITNDLLGKVLIEDTSVPGPSILTDTPKEAASVSEPLLEPSIADNYLQQEVELLKGLQHDYVQQQLRVRRISQQFPRSLRAINLQIGHMRTRLIRSEVRLQ, from the exons atgggtggctgttggtcatgtgtggcctgcag gtctcacccagaggcagaaccaaa ggatgaagatgaagagggggcactgacag gtcatcccagaaacccaacccatgttgcaccattttctgggggactccccaatgtttggggggacattctggggaaagagctcattgagggaccctccatgccagaaccccttccagcacctcgcatcaccaacaacatcctgggggaagagctcactgaggaaccctctgtgacagaaccccttccagcacctcgcatcagcaacaacatcctgggcgaagtgctcactgaggaactctccgtgccagaaccccttccagcaactcacatcaccaatgacatcctggcggaagcgctcactgagaaaccctccatgccagaaccccttccagcacctggcatcaccaacaacatcctgggcgacgtgctcattgaggaaccctccgtgccagaaccccttccagcacctcacatcaccaacgacatcctggaggaagagctcactgaggaaccctccgtgccagaacctcttccagcacctcgcatcaccaacgacatcctggaggaagagctcactgaggaaacctcaatgccagaaccccttccaacaccttgcatcaccaatgacctactggggaaagtgctcattgaggatacctcagtgccaggtccttccattCTCACAGACACTCCGaaggaagcagcttctgtgtcagagcccttactagagccttccattgctgataattatcttcagcaagaagtagaactcctcaaagggttacagcatgactatgtccagcagc aactgagggttcgccgcatttcccaacagttccctcgttctctccgggccatcaacctgcaaattggacacatgcggacaaggctcatccgcagtgaagttcggctgcagtag